In one window of Gouania willdenowi chromosome 8, fGouWil2.1, whole genome shotgun sequence DNA:
- the elfn1a gene encoding protein ELFN1: MTRKEAPMACSLGIMTSAFFWSVAIVCLTHVGRVSGDCWLIEGEKGFVWLAICSQNQPPYEAIPQHINSTIVDLRLNENKIKSIHYSALSRFANLTYLNLTKNEISYIEDGAFSAQFNLQVLQMGFNKLRNLTEGILRGLGKLQYLYLQANLIETVTPNAFWECPNIENIDLSMNRIQQLDGSTFTSLTKLTTCELYTNPFNCSCELLGFVKWLSVFPNRTNERMVCDSPPGVSGYSLLSQNPNNPTYKNALHMLTTVCTDDDGMTFFSVPNEPPVVPTDSPLCGLEDCPSGTEPEDITISTMENEVQEFPVMKVKQVTNTGAIITVDIPQPFKKMYILVLYNNSFFTDIQTLNNIKQDIELKNLKAHTNYTYCVASIRNSLRHNHTCVVLTTGPRIVSERAVNNATATHYIMTILGCLFSMVIFLGIVYYCLRRKRQQDEKHKKSGSLKKNIMELKYGQELEGGTISRMSQKQLLAGESMARMPYMPSAAEIEQYKFQELSDTPKMMKGNYMEVRSMDHHERRECDMGMAGNNQGSVAEISTIAKEVDKVNQIINNCIDALKTESTSFQGVKSGAVSSAEPQLMLISEHPQNKSGLLAPGYNDSYHHSLQRYRTSDASPKRPSTATGGPMRSPRPYRSEYIEKTSPTGETILTVPPGAIMRAEAEKIRQYSNHRHSYPDAQIEELEGPDGHKSSMLEPLTHSRSRDLAYSQMSSQYHNLSYSSSPEYYCKPSHSIWERFKLHRKRHKDEEYMAAGHALRKKVQFAKDEDLHDILDYWKGASSQNKP; the protein is encoded by the coding sequence ATGACTCGCAAAGAAGCCCCAATGGCCTGCAGCTTAGGCATTATGACGAGTGCCTTCTTTTGGTCTGTAGCCATTGTATGTTTGACTCACGTTGGTAGAGTCAGCGGAGACTGCTGGCTAATTGAAGGTGAAAAGGGCTTTGTTTGGCTTGCTATTTGTAGCCAGAACCAGCCACCTTATGAGGCCATTCCACAGCATATCAACAGTACCATTGTGGACCTTCGTCTGAATGAGAACAAAATCAAAAGTATCCATTACTCTGCTCTAAGCCGTTTTGCCAACTTGACCTACCTGAACCTGACAAAGAATGAAATTTCCTACATAGAGGACGGGGCCTTCTCTGCTCAGTTTAACTTACAAGTTCTTCAAATGGGCTTCAACAAACTGCGGAACCTGACGGAGGGAATTCTCAGGGGTTTGGGCAAGCTGCAGTACCTCTACCTCCAGGCAAATCTGATTGAAACTGTGACACCTAATGCCTTTTGGGAGTGCCCCAACATAGAGAACATTGACCTCTCCATGAACCGAATCCAGCAGTTAGACGGGTCCACGTTTACCAGTCTGACAAAACTCACCACCTGTGAGCTATATACCAATCCTTTTAACTGCTCCTGTGAGCTGCTTGGTTTTGTGAAATGGCTCTCAGTTTTCCCCAATCGGACAAATGAACGGATGGTCTGTGACTCTCCTCCTGGAGTTTCAGGGTACAGCTTGTTAAGCCAGAATCCTAACAATCCAACATATAAAAATGCACTTCACATGCTCACCACTGTATGCACGGATGACGACGGGATGACTTTTTTTTCAGTGCCCAACGAGCCTCCAGTGGTGCCAACAGATTCTCCACTCTGTGGGCTGGAAGACTGTCCCTCAGGCACTGAACCAGAAGACATTACCATCAGTACGATGGAGAACGAGGTGCAAGAGTTCCCTGTGATGAAGGTAAAACAGGTAACCAACACAGGTGCCATCATCACTGTAGATATTCCTCAGCCTTTTAAGAAGATGTACATTCTGGTTCTGTACAACAACAGCTTCTTCACTGACATTCAAACGCTGAACAACATCAAGCAGGACATAGAACTGAAAAACCTCAAGGCCCACACTAACTACACGTATTGTGTCGCTTCAATACGCAACTCTCTTAGACACAATCATACGTGTGTGGTTCTCACTACTGGCCCAAGAATTGTCAGTGAGAGAGCTGTAAACAATGCAACAGCTACACACTACATCATGACAATTTTAGGGTGTCTCTTCAGCATGGTCATTTTTCTTGGAATTGTGTACTATTGCCTCCGAAGGAAACGTCAGCAagatgaaaagcacaaaaaatcaGGGAGTCTGAAGAAAAATATAATGGAACTTAAATATGGACAAGAGCTCGAGGGCGGGACTATTTCTCGAATGTCACAGAAGCAGTTACTGGCTGGTGAAAGTATGGCACGCATGCCGTATATGCCATCAGCAGCTGAAATAGAGCAGTACAAATTTCAGGAGTTAAGCGATACCCCTAAAATGATGAAAGGAAATTACATGGAGGTGAGGAGCATGGATCATCATGAGCGTAGAGAGTGTGACATGGGAATGGCAGGGAACAACCAAGGATCAGTGGCAGAGATTTCCACAATCGCAAAAGAGGTCGATAAAGTGAATCAAATAATTAATAACTGCATAGATGCTTTAAAGACTGAATCCACCTCATTTCAAGGGGTAAAATCTGGAGCTGTTTCCAGTGCGGAACCCCAGCTCATGCTTATATCGGAACACCCTCAGAATAAATCTGGCCTTTTGGCTCCAGGATATAATGACAGTTACCACCACTCGCTGCAGAGGTATCGAACCTCTGATGCCTCGCCAAAGAGGCCCAGCACTGCCACAGGAGGGCCGATGCGAAGCCCGAGGCCTTATCGCTCGGAGTACATTGAGAAAACCTCCCCAACTGGAGAGACCATTCTTACTGTTCCGCCGGGAGCCATTATGAGAGCCGAGGCAGAGAAGATTCGTCAGTACAGCAATCATCGACACTCTTACCCTGACGCTCAGATAGAGGAACTCGAAGGACCTGATGGTCATAAGTCCTCCATGTTAGAGCCTCTCACCCACTCTCGCTCCAGAGACTTAGCATATTCCCAAATGTCATCACAATATCACAATCTGAGCTACTCCTCCAGTCCAGAGTACTACTGCAAACCTTCCCACAGCATCTGGGAGCGTTTCAAACTGCACCGGAAACGACATAAAGATGAGGAATACATGGCTGCTGGGCATGCACTGCGAAAGAAAGTCCAGTTTGCTAAGGATGAGGATCTGCATGATATATTAGACTACTGGAAAGGTGCATCCTCCCAAAATAAACCATGA